CCCGATAATGATTGAAAACTTCAGTATTGTATTTGTTTACGGCTTTGGCTGTTCCGAAGAGGTTACCCAAGTAAAAACCGGTGCTTACGGTTCCGAAAATCCAGCCATAGGCACTACTCACTCCATGCTGTTTAAAGCCGCGGTAAGAGGCAAAGGCCGATCCGCCAATAAAGAGGAGGGATACTAAACCATCTTTCCAATTACCCACATAGGCTTTACCTAAACCGGGCACCACCGTGCTCATGGCTAATGCCAAGCCTTTGCTTTTATAGCCTAAATCGTGATGCTTATCCATCAGGGCACTGAGCCGAGCATCTTGCAAATTAAAATCCTGATAGAGCTTTTGGGCACTTTCTATATCGTCGTTGCGAAGGGCTAGGCTCACTTGTATGGGCTGCACATAGTCATTACTAAGTACTTGATGCGATTCCAGATATCGGCCTAAGCCATTGAAGTCGCTTTGCATAAAGAGTAAAAGGGCCATTTCGCGACTAATTTCCTCGGAGCATTGAAAGCGGGCTTCCCCCGGAAAGAGATCGTAAAAACGACGTTCTCCTTGTTCCCAATTTTTGGAAAGGCGGTAGGAGCGAATGAGGGATAATTGCAAACTGTCTACACCCGGTTGCATCAAATTAATGCGCTCCCATTCTAAAATGGCCAAGCGATGATTTCCTTTTTGATCGAGGAATTGGGCGTATTCCAGAGAATTGGAAAAGTTAAAGAGGTCTTGCTCCTGAGCCAGGAGGCAGGCCGGAAACGATACCCATATAAGCAGGTATCGAAGATATTTTAAAGTCATTCTTTTGAGGTGCTTACAGGGTCTAAAGCTAAACCACTTTCCTTATGAACTTCGTAATGGTCGAGAGAGAGGGGATGGCAACGACTCATACGGTCGAAAGCATCGATGCTGCCACCAAAAAAGCCACGGGCGCGAATGGCTTGCATGGCATATACACTGCAGGAAGGATGAAAATTGCAGGCCTGAACATCTTGGGAAGAAATCAGGGCTTTATAACCGGTGAAGAGCAGCTTCATGAATTCCAGAATCTCAGTTTCACCTTGATAGTGGTAACTGTAATCCGGTTTTTCAGGTTCCTGCATAATGGAACGCGCCAATTGCAGGTCCTCTGAGCTTTGCGCCGATAGGCTGAAATTACTCAGGAATAGGATAGTTATACATAGCGTTATTACCGCTTTCATTCACCTTAATGTTTTTGTAGTTGGTTTTCTGGACAATCTCCAAACCCTCGACATAGACTAAGTCGACAATTTCAGAGGGGAATTCCAGGCCACTGATATTAGTATAAGATCGGAAGAACTGTTTACGTAGTACTTCCTCGTCTTTATTCAAAAATATCAAACCATAAAGTCTTTTGTCTTGCTGGCTCAATAAAACTTTGCCCAGCATAGAGCTCATTACCATAGGCGGTGCCCAGGTATAGATAATCATATCCTTCTTTTTTTCTACTTCTTTCAGGTTGTAGATCGACTCTTTAAGGCCATAGTCGTGCAGCTTATTATTGAGGATAAGGTGGAAGATGGAAAACTCTACAATGGAAGCACCTTCCGTTTTTTCAAAAAGGGTATCGCCACGCATGCGGAAGATCATCGAATCAGAAAGTACCCAAATCTCCTTTTCGGGGAAGGTGAGTTCATATACTACCTTTTTATAGTTGAGGTCGTAGTAGAAACTTCCACGGGTAAGACTGTAAATACTATCGTCTTTAGATTTGATGGAGAAATTCCCGCTAATACGGTAAAAGTCCTGAGCCATAGCTGCCTGGCAGAGGAAAAGTAAGAGCAGGCCGGTTAAAATGCGTTTCAATGCGATAGGTATAAAAGTAAAATTCCCGCCCATTTGGGCGGGAATTGAATGCTATGAAATTAGCTTAGATGGTAGAAGCAGCAGAAGTAGCTGCGGCTGCAAATACTGCGAAGTAAAGGATGATACCTACTACGCTAGCACCAACACAACCCCATAGAGCTTCTTTGGTTTCGTCTTTGTTTTCGGATACGAAGTAAACGATGGCTACACCAGCAACACCGAACACACAACCCCAGATCCAAGAAGGAATTCCAAGAACACGGTGACGTTTAGCCATTGCAGGGCTAATCATCGCTTGATCAGAAACATTAGCAACTAAGGCACTGTTAGTAGCTTGTAATTCCGCGAAGGAAACATTTTCGTTTTGATCCAGGTACTGGTCTAATTCTTCTACCTGAGCAAGTTCAGTGTTTACTTCGTCGATCTCGAAGTTGAACATGTCACGAGAATCAGCTTTCAAATCCTGGAATGAGAATGCAGAGACTAAGAAAGCAAGAGATAAAATACGCTTCATTGTATTGGTTTTAATTAAACTTCTCAAATATAATAAGCCAAATCAATTAGCGAAGTAATTCTGTCTATTTCACCCTAATTTTTAACAGTCGCAGACCGCATTTTTACGCACAAGTGCAGTTTTATTCCCGGATGGCCTAAATCTCTTTGCTACTTTAGCGCCGTCATTTCATCGAGCCTATGCTATAGCAATCAAGGGCATAGCTATTTATTTCGTTTTCGATGATTCAAGATTTAACGAAGGCATTAAATGCATATATCCAAATTCAGTCATTCTAATTTTTTCTTTCTTTTTTTTCTAAATCTGGCCTTATCAAGCCTAATTCGGGCTCAAAGTGCTGGTTCGGCAGAAGCCTACAAGGTAAAAGAGGACCTTAATGCCTTAAGTGAGGACGCCATTCCGGTCGAAATTTGGTTGCCAAAAGTGGAGGATAGCTTGGCGGTTTATCAGATGCCAAAGGTGGTTCCCGGTACCTATAAGGTGCATAATTACGGACTCTTTGTTCGCGACTTTGCCGCATTTAATGAAGCCGGAGATAGCTTACCCGTGCAAAAGTTATCCATCAATAGCTGGCAGATTAAAAGAGCTCAGGAATTACATCGCATCCAATATTGGGTAGATGATAGCTATGGCGATGAGCGAGGTCGACCGATTTTCGCTCCCTCAGGAAGTAGCAATGAGGAAGAGGTCTTTCTACTCAATCAATTCGCTTATATCGGCTATTTGGAAGGTTATAAAAATTTACCTTTTGAATTAGAAATTGCCCATCCTCAGGGATTTTTCGGATCGGGAGCCTGGCCGGCAGAGCGCAGTGATACTTTGGATCACTATCAATTCCCAAGCTACTTTTTGTTGCATGATAATCCCATGATGTATTGCCAGCCCGATACCAGTTCGGTTTGGATTGGGAACTCCAAAGTAGAATTAAGCTTATACAGTCCTAATAAAACGGTTAATGCCGATACCACAATGGCCCTGATCGAGGCCGTATTGCAAGCCAGTGCAGAATATTTGGGTGGTAGCCTTCCGGTGGATAAGTATTCTATATTGATTTATTGCCAGTCGGATTTAAAAGGTGACTTCAGCTATGGGGCACTGGAACATCATCGTTCTACCGTACTCTATATGCCGGAAGTAGACGGTGCTATTTTTTACGAAGGGGTACGCGACATTGTAGCACATGAGTTCCTACATATTATTACGCCACTGGGTATTCATTCGGAATATATTCAGGATTTTGATTTCGCTAATCCGGAGATGAGTCGGCACCTCTGGCTTTATGAAGGGGTAACCGAGTACAATAGTCATCTGGTGCAGGTGCGCGATAGCATTTATAGTAAGGAAGAGTTCTTGGAGGTGATGCGCGATAAGTTTTTCGCTAATGATCAATACGAGGATTTACCGCTAACCGCTGTGAGTAAGCACACCCTTGATATTTACCACGATCAGTATCAGAATTTTTATGAGGGCGGTGCCATAGCAGCCATGGCTCTGGATTTGTATTTGATCGAAATTTCAGGAGGCGGCATGCGCCTGATGGACCTTTTGAACAATCTTTCGGCAGTATTTCCGGCCGATACATTTTTTAAGGATGAAGATCTCTTTCGCATTATGGGTGAACTTTCCTTTCCACAGGTCGAAACCTTTATGGTACGCCATTTTGAGGCGGGCGAACCTTTCCCTTGGGAGCGCCTTTTTGCCAATGTAGGTCTCGATTACAGCGATGAGGGCAAGACTATGGGCTGGTCTATTGGCACAGATGAGTTGAGCTATGACTTGGAGCAAGATCGTTTTTTAGTGACCAATGAAGAAGGCATTGATTCCTTCGGAGAGGCTCTGGGCCTGAAAGCCCGCGATCAGATTATCAGCATTAATGGCGATACTTTAAACCTCTTTAGCTTCCAAACGGTATTAGCCGATTTCCAGGGGACCCTTCAGGAAGGGGATGAGGTAGTTTATAGGGTGGCTCGACCCAAGCGCAATGATAAGTTTCGGATTAAGCGATTAAAGACCAAGGCATTTAAAGTGGAGTACGACGAATCGCATTTATTGAAGTGGCAAGAGGAGGCTAGCGATCGTCAAAAGGCTTGGCGTAAAATCTGGTTGGCGCAATAGCTAATGTGATGCGCGTCACTACGGCCTGCCTTCTTAAGAATGTATTTTTGTGGTAAAACACAGAACATGCAAGAACTTATCAATGATCCTAAAACCTTTTTGGTTGACGTAAGAACTGAAGCAGAAGTAGCAGATGTTAGCGTACCCGGAGCGGTTAATATACCTTTAGACCAGGTTCCCGCAAACTTGAGTCGCTTTAAAAGCGCTGAAGGTCCGGTAGTAGTATTTTGTCGTAGCGGAGCGCGCAGTGAAAACGCTAAAAACTGGTTGCTTCAAAATGGTGTGACTGATGTGCACAATGCCGGTGGTTACCCAACAGTATTAAACCTTAAAAACTAAGAAGGATGGTTCGATTATTAGGATTTTTGTTTGTACTCAGTACCCTGGGCGCCTGTGCTCAAAGTACCGAGGGCAGCAGCAGTACTACAGATGGTACGAAGCAGGTAAACCTCGATGTGAATCAGGTTTCAGAATTATTGAAGAATGATAAAGAGGTGGTATTAATTGATGTGCGCACCCCTGACGAATACAAGCAAGGTCATTTAGAAGGATCAGATTTATTAAACTTCTACGATCCTAAGTTTAAAGAAGAAGTGGCCAAATTAGATAAGTCTAAAGAGTATGTGATCTACTGCCGTAGTGGTGGTCGCAGTGGCAGTGCCGTTGCGGAGATGCAGAAAATGGGCTTTGAGAACGTACACAATATGAAAGGCGGAATCCTCGCTTGGAACCGCGCTAATCTTCCTACCCAGAAATAAGATGGCTAGCTTTAAGGAATTGATTCAATCGGATAAGCCGGTACTAATCGATTTCCATGCCGATTGGTGCCAACCCTGTAAAGTGCTCGGGCCCATTGTGAAGCAAGTTAAAGAGCAAATGGGCGATCGGGTTTCGGTACTCAAAATTGATGTAGATCGCAATCCCGAATTGGCGGCTAAGCTGGCTATACAAGGGGTGCCTACCTTAATGATTTACCGCCAAGGCGAATTAAAATGGCGTCAAAGCGGAGTCTTAAGTAAAGAAGCGATTATTCAGCAGCTGAACTATTTTGGAGCTTAAGCGCTTCAAAACGATAACCCAGTTTGCTGTAATATTCCAGGCATAGAGGTAGGGCCTCCTTTAAACGAGGCCAGGCTTTTATGGAATCGTGGAATACCACGATGGAACCCGGGCCGGCATGTTTGCGAATAGATTCGAAACACTGTTGACCACTACGATTGGCATCCCAATCTGCCGCAAGGCTATCCCACATAATGATATTATAACAGGCCCGGCTTAATGCCCGGGCCTGTTTTTTTTGAATTCTGCCGTAGGGTGGTCGAAATGCTTGAGAAGCTACCTGCTTGGCGCAAAGCTCCACATTGGCAAGATAGTCCTCCAGGCTATGCTGTGTTCCTTTAAGATGATGGAAAGTGTGATTGCCTACTGTATGACCAGCAGCTAGCACGGCTTGAAATACTTCAGGGTGTTTTTGCACATTGTCGCCAATGCAAAAGAAACTGGCTTTGGCTTGATAGGCATCCAACTGCTCCAAAACCCAGGGGGTAACCGCAGGAATAGGGCCATCATCGAAGGTGAGATAAATAGTTGGTTTAGACGCATCCGCCGAAAGGCGCCAAATAAAACCTGGCTTTAAAGCCTGATAGAGCTTGGGGATGAAAGTTAAATAGGGCATAGAAAAAATCCCGACCATCGATTTAAGCGAAGGTCGGGATTTATTTATTGTATTTCAGCGCTGCTTAGGCCAATCCTAAAGGACGTAAGGCATTAACATAGCGCTGGTAAATTTCGTCTTGCGACATGCTCTGCTGATTTCCTTTGTGCTCAAACTGGTTAACCAATTGAACAATCATTCGGAAATAGCTGGCAGCGGCATTCATTTCAGCTTGAATCTTATTGCGGTCTTTACCACGGAATTGCTGATAATAGGCCAGCTCTTCTTCCAGGCGATCGGCGAAGGTGTTAATGATTTCGCGGGCCTCTTCTTGAGCACCAGCTTTGTAATATCCTTCGATGATATTGAACATGAAGTAATCGTAAGCGTATTTACTTTCTGGCATTTTCTCCATGGCACGCTCTAATACCTGCATGGCCTCATCATTACGTCCGCGCTCCGCTAAATCTTCTGCTAAACGGCCGTAGATATTACGCAGGTTAAAGATTACCCTGCGGTTGGTCTCATCCAAATAAACTCCGGGAACTTCCATATTACCCATTTCGAATTTATTCATCAGATTATCATACATCACATCGGTAGCAATTTTACCGAAGTCGGGATTATTCCCCTCACGTTTATTCAATACCGGAACAAAGCGATAGGCTAAACCTTCGAGTTGGAAGTAATCGTCTAACCAGAAGAAGCTCTTGCTGCTGTTACCAACGGTTACACTGAAGTAAATAGGACGGGTCCAGTCGTTTTCAGCAATCAGGTCGATAACCATTAAATCGCGCTTGCTTAATACTTGAGACTTAATATCCCAATCGATATAATCTACAATACGACCGGTATCTTCGGGTAATACAGCCTCATTGGCTAATACCGCTTCCTTGTCGATGTTTACGCGTAAGCGACGCATAGGATAGTAGATCAATTCTTTCTGGCCACCGAAGGCAGAGAATTTGTTTTGCTTATCGTCCAATTTTACCCAGCGGATAAAGTCTTTTACATCCCAGCGACCTTTTACCTGACGATCCTGGAAGTAAATCACATCGCGGGTACCTTGCTTGTACTGATCATGCTCAAAGCTAAAGGGAACAGGTTGCGCATCGTAAACCGCACGCTTGGCCTGGTCGATATACCAATCGGTATTTAGCAGAGAAAGGTTGATGATGCGTACATCGGTGCGGTAACCTTCAATTTCTTGGGCATACCAAAGTGGGAAGGTATCATTATCACCATTGGTGAAGAGGATACTATTGGGTTTACAAGAATCGAGGTAGGCAAAGGCAATATCGCGTGCCACATAGCGATTGCTACGGTCGTGATCATCCCAGTTTTGAGCGGCCATCAAACCTGGCACTGCTACCAAACAAACTACGCTTACTGCTGCCGCTACACTGGTACTTTGCTTTTTAAGCAGTTCATACACGGCCATAACTCCCAGGCCAATCCAAATGGAGAAGGCGTAGAAAGAGCCAACATAGGCATAGTCACGCTCCCGCGGTTCAAAAGGTTTATGGTTTAGGTAAACTGCAATGGCCAATCCAGTTAGCAGGAAGAAGAGGGTGACTACCCAGGCATCTTTACCTGCTTTTTGATAATGAACTATGGCGCCCACTAAACCGAGCAGGAGGGGCAGCATGAAATAAACATTTCGAGCAGGATTGTTCTTGGCGTGATAGGGTAAATCGCTTTGTGGCCCTAAGCGTAATTCATCCAAAGGTTTAATTCCTGAAATCCAGTTTCCTTTGGTGTGCTCAAAGCGGTGTTGTTCGTCGTTTTGCCTTCCGGCGAAATTCCACATAAAGTAGCGCCACCACATATGGCCCACCTGATAATTGAGGAACCAGCTAATATTTTTACTTAGCGGAATAGGTTCCTTGTCATTTGTTATCCCTGCATATTTCTTATAGTTCGGGACCGAGGCTGGGTCATCATTCCACATCCGTGGGAAGAGCCCTACATATTTTGGGTCGAATACGCGCTCGGATGCTTTACGATCGTCGCTGATTACATATTCACCTTTTTCATCATCACGACGGTATACCGGGTTTCCATCCTTAAAGTCTACTACCGGAGCATTAAATGACTGACCGTAGAATACCGGGAAGTCGCCATACTGCTCACGCTTGTAATAGGCTAAAAGCGACATCGCATCTTCAGGATTATTTTCGTCAATAGGGGTGTTTGCATTGGAGCGTACCGCTAAGGTTACGAAGGTTGAATAACCCAGAATGATGAAAAGAACAGAAAGAATTAAGGTGTTCCAGATTGGAGAATCTTTTTTACGGGTAAAGCGTAAGCCATAAGCGGCACCACCACCAATAAGAATAAGGGTGAAGATGGTTCCACTATTAAAGGGCATGCCCATGCTGTTCACCATAAATATCTCCAGTTTGCCGAAGGTCCAAAGCACAAAAGGAATAATGGCGGCAAAGATGATTCCGAGGATGAGGATACCAATTACATTGTATAAGATGAACTTGGTATTGCTGATTTTTTTGTCGGTTTTGTAGAAATACACCATTACAATCGCAGGGATGGTCAAGAATACCAGGATGTGAACCCCGATGGAAAGACCAATCATATAGGCGATGAAAATGAGCCAACGGTGAGCACGACTGCTATGGTCTACTTCATTTTCCCATTTCAAAATGGCCCAGAAAGCAATGGCGGTAAAGAGGGATGACATGGCATATACCTCACCTTCAACTGCCGAGAACCAAGCACTGTCGCTAAAAGTGTAGGCTAAAGCTCCTACAACCCCGCCACCTAAAAGGGCAACGATGCGGCCATCGGTAAGCTCACCGAATTTGAGTAAAAATTTACGTCCGAGCGCGGTAATGGTCCAAAAGAGGAACAGTACAGTAAAGGAGCTGGCGGCGGCCGAAAGCAAGTTTACCATTTTGGCTTGTTCGGTAACATCTCCAAAAGCGAATTGAGAAGCGAAGTTCCCCATTAGCTGGAAAAGCGGTGCGCCGGGAGGGTGACCCACCTGGAGCTTAACCGAGGTAGCAATGTACTCACCGCAATCCCAGAAGCTTACGGTTGGCTCGATAGTGATAAAGTAGGTTACTGTTGCGATGGCGAAAACCAGCCATCCCAACAAGTTGTTCAGTTTCTTGTAATTGGAAAGCATCCTCTTGAATTTGTTGCTGCGGGCGAATTTATGAAAATAAGCAAGTTGGGCGGTGTCAATATCTTGTTAAAGAAGGATGCAGAAAAATTAAAGAAGATGATTTAACATGAATTTTTATTTGCGCGATTGAAAAGAGCATCTTACTTTTGCCCTCCCAAAATAAACGATGCCCCATCGTCTAATTGGCAGGACAGCTGATTTTGGTTCAGTCAGTCGAGGTTCGAGTCCTCGTGGGGCAACAAGGAAAAAAGTCCGGACAATGTGTTCGGACTTTTTTTATGCCTGTATTTTTTAGGTGGGTGAATTACAAATTCGCCTTAGGCTTGATTAGTCTTTAAAGTAGGCACTGGCGTGATTTTGCAATTCGACCAGTTTAAAAGACTCAAGAATCAATAATGAAAACGGCACTGCAGAATGATGCAGCTTTGGTCATCTGCTTTTCCAGTGATTCGATATACCAGACGGTGTTCCTGATTAATGCTCCGAGCCCAACAGCCTTTAAGACTACCCCTTAGCGGTTCAGGTTTCCCGGTGCCTTTAAAGGGGGTTCTTCTGACTTCATTTAGTAGGCTACGCAGTTTATTCAGGAGCTCTTGATCATTCTCAATCCAATATTCAAAATCCTCCCAGGCATTTTTGGTAAACACCAGCCTCATTTTTTTGGGCTTTCTTTTTCTTCCCAGTCTATTAAATCACCGGTATCCATTTGATCCAGAGATTCGGCCAGTCTTTTTCGATTGGATTCGGTAGACAAGAGGTACTCGGTTTCCCGATAGGAATTGTATAAGCCAATAGACATGATTACCACTGCTTCATCTTCTTTGTTGCGCGGAACCACAATGACCTCAGAAGATTTGGTGACATAGTCGAACTGCTTTTTAAGGCTTTTCCGCAAGGCAGTGATGGTTATGGCTTTCATAATGTGATTCTAAATGGAAGTGGAAGAAATATTCAGAATTTTATTTGTACATAATCCTGTACAGTTAAACGTACAAAATTGAATTTTGGTTTGCAAGAAAATTGTGATTGCTAATCACTACTGGCGTGAATTTGCAACTCACGCCAATATTTTTAAATCCTAAAAAATTGACTCCAAGCAACCTTTTGCCCTCTTTTCCCCGTCTATACAATAGCAATGCATTTTGAATAGATGAAAAAACTATTTCTGTTGCTGGCGGTCCCACTCCTAATCGCCAGCTGTTCGAATTCTAAAATTAGTGGCAGCACCGAGGCGGAAGCTCAGGCTCCTGTAGATACAGTGGTGTTAACCGCAGCCGATAGTGCGGCCATTAAAAAAGGAATCGAACATGCCCTGGATGAAAAACTCTTACCAGCGGTTAAAGCTCAAATTGACTCTGTAAACAGCTCCAAAAAATGAAGAACACACTATGCACCCTGGCCTTTGTTTCGGCCATCTTAAATTTCAGTAGCCAAGCTCAAAATTTAGATCAATCCCTTTCCGGATCCGTATCCGCCTCGCAAGATGAGGGGGAGGCTCACATTGCCATGGACCCCAATGATTCTACCCATTTGGCAGTAGGTTATATGGAATTAGGAGCCGGTATTTCATTCCGTATTTATCATTCCGAAGATCAGGGTAATACCTGGCGACTTTCCCAATTTGATCCCTCTAGTGCTATTAATGCTGATTTTCCGGGTTATATGGCAGCCGGTGGTGGCGATATTCTTTTTGCTTACGACAATAACCATAACTTGTATTGTTCCTGGATTTACCTCCTTTTTAATCCCACGGCACCTAATCCTACCGATACCCTCGTTTTTGTAGGTTATTGGGGCAAGTCAACGGATAATGGAAATAGCTTTAGCCTCGAAGCAGGAGAGGATCATTTCTTCGGGATCGGAAAACTAGATGCCGGTCAGAACATTTACAATTACAAAGATGGGATTTGCGATCGCCAGTGGATGGCGGTGGATTTATCCAATGGACCTGGCCAAAATGACCTCTATATTGGATACATCAATTTCCCAGCGGATTTTAATCAAACCGGTCTTAAGGTGAAGGTGAAGAAAGCCAATCAAAGTAGTTTCTCGGCTGCCACTACTGCTTATTCGGGAAATGGACAATTCACCAATTTGGCCATGGATAGCAATGGGAAATTGCATTATTCCTTCGCGGATTTTATGAGTAATGAAATTTTGTATACCTCCTCCAATGACGGAGCCCAGACTTTCGCTACTCCGGTTACTATTCAGCAGGCGACCACTGTTTTCCCTTCCGGAACCGGTGTTATTAATGAAAGAGAGAATGCCGCACCTTCATTAGCAGTAGACGGTCAGAATAACCTGCATTTGGTTTGGGGCGATTTTATCTCGAATCAAAGATTTGAATCCTATTATTCCCGCTCAACCGACAATGGAGCTACTTGGTCTGCACCAATTGACTTGACTACCATTTTCGGCTCCAAGGTATTTATGCCAGTTGTTTCGGCGCATGGCGATAAGGTGAGTATTGGTGGAAATGTGTTGGATAGCACAAATAAGTCCAATTACCATATCAGCAATTCGCAAGACAATGGGGCCAATTTCGGGCCTATCAAAAAAGTAAGCTCTGGCACTACCAATTTTGCCCAAGTATCGAAGAGTCGCTTTGTGGGTGATTACTCTTCCAGTGTGCGCACTCATTGCGCTATTTACAGTCTGTGGACCGACTGTCGTGCTAATGGCTGCAAACAATATATCGCCAAATACGATGAATGTGCTTCATTAGGAATTGAATATACCCCCATTGAAGCACCTTTTAGCTTGAGTACTTTGTATCCGAATCCGGTGAACACAGTTCTGAATCTGGATTTGAAATCGGATGAAGCGATGAGCTTAAACCTGGAAATCTTCGACTTACAAGGAAGAACAGTCTATTCTAGCGATCAAAATCTTTTGGAAGGTGAGAACCAATTGGAATTGGACTTAAGCAGCTTAAAGGCCGGTCAGTATTTATTGAGCATCAGCGATGCCAATGGCACTTTTATTAGCCGAAATATTCTGAAGAACTAAATACCTTCAAATTTAGATAGCAAGAACCGCCTCTGATTAGGGGCGGTTTTTTTTTTTGATCGAATTGGAAATTTGATCCAGGTTTGCAACCGAATTGCAAATCCGGTCCAATAATTTGTGTAAAGGAAACCTGATTCGAATTTGTAATTCGAATCATCGTTTCAAAAAGCTTTGCAAATCCTTATTGGCACCATAAAGCACTAAGACATCACTCTCCTTGAGCTTTTGATCGGGGCTGGCGATTCCTTGACTTTTAAGTTCGGTATGATTGCGGCCTAACATGCTTTTTACCTCCGTCTCGCTCATTATCGTGAGCACCAGTAAATTGTATTTACCGCGGAACTCCACTTCACGAATGGTTTTACCTATATGGTCTTCCGGCACCTTGGCTTCGATAATGCTAAAGGTATCGCCCAGTTCAAAGGAGTCCACAACATTATTGAGGCAGAGTTTTTTGGCCCAGCGTTCGGCAGTTTCTTCCTCGGGATGCACAATTTCATCTACACCAATGGCCTCCAATACCTTTTGATGTAAAGGGTTAATGGCTCGACTGATCAATCGCTTAACCCCCAAATTTTTAAATACGGCCGAGGTCATAATATTGGCCCCTTGATCTTCACCCACCGCCACAATCACCAAATCAGTATCTTCCAGAGGTAAGCCCGCAACCGTAAATTCATCGGTAGCATCCATCTGTATGGTATGGGTAATTTGCTCTTTAAACATATCCACCTTATCCATGCGGATGTCGATACCAATTACCTCATGGCCCTGGGCGGTTAATTTTTGCGATAGGGAGGCTCCAAAATTTCCGAGTCCGGCGATAATGTATTTCATGGTTCAATCTAGTTAATCGTTATTTCCTCGGTGGGATAACGATAGTTCTTTTGTTTCACCTTCTTAAAGAAGGCTATGATTATGGTGAGCATGCTAACCCGACCCACAAACATGATGGCAATTAAAATGACTTTGCTGGGATGAGAAAGCTCGGCGGTAATTCCTAAGCTTAATCCAACAGTACTGTAAGCTGAAAAGCATTCGAAGGCAATGTCCATTAGGCTTT
The Croceimicrobium hydrocarbonivorans genome window above contains:
- a CDS encoding type II toxin-antitoxin system Phd/YefM family antitoxin codes for the protein MKAITITALRKSLKKQFDYVTKSSEVIVVPRNKEDEAVVIMSIGLYNSYRETEYLLSTESNRKRLAESLDQMDTGDLIDWEEKESPKK
- a CDS encoding T9SS type A sorting domain-containing protein, whose product is MKNTLCTLAFVSAILNFSSQAQNLDQSLSGSVSASQDEGEAHIAMDPNDSTHLAVGYMELGAGISFRIYHSEDQGNTWRLSQFDPSSAINADFPGYMAAGGGDILFAYDNNHNLYCSWIYLLFNPTAPNPTDTLVFVGYWGKSTDNGNSFSLEAGEDHFFGIGKLDAGQNIYNYKDGICDRQWMAVDLSNGPGQNDLYIGYINFPADFNQTGLKVKVKKANQSSFSAATTAYSGNGQFTNLAMDSNGKLHYSFADFMSNEILYTSSNDGAQTFATPVTIQQATTVFPSGTGVINERENAAPSLAVDGQNNLHLVWGDFISNQRFESYYSRSTDNGATWSAPIDLTTIFGSKVFMPVVSAHGDKVSIGGNVLDSTNKSNYHISNSQDNGANFGPIKKVSSGTTNFAQVSKSRFVGDYSSSVRTHCAIYSLWTDCRANGCKQYIAKYDECASLGIEYTPIEAPFSLSTLYPNPVNTVLNLDLKSDEAMSLNLEIFDLQGRTVYSSDQNLLEGENQLELDLSSLKAGQYLLSISDANGTFISRNILKN
- a CDS encoding potassium channel family protein, producing the protein MKYIIAGLGNFGASLSQKLTAQGHEVIGIDIRMDKVDMFKEQITHTIQMDATDEFTVAGLPLEDTDLVIVAVGEDQGANIMTSAVFKNLGVKRLISRAINPLHQKVLEAIGVDEIVHPEEETAERWAKKLCLNNVVDSFELGDTFSIIEAKVPEDHIGKTIREVEFRGKYNLLVLTIMSETEVKSMLGRNHTELKSQGIASPDQKLKESDVLVLYGANKDLQSFLKR
- a CDS encoding Txe/YoeB family addiction module toxin, yielding MRLVFTKNAWEDFEYWIENDQELLNKLRSLLNEVRRTPFKGTGKPEPLRGSLKGCWARSINQEHRLVYRITGKADDQSCIILQCRFHY
- a CDS encoding protein O-mannosyl-transferase family; amino-acid sequence: MLSNYKKLNNLLGWLVFAIATVTYFITIEPTVSFWDCGEYIATSVKLQVGHPPGAPLFQLMGNFASQFAFGDVTEQAKMVNLLSAAASSFTVLFLFWTITALGRKFLLKFGELTDGRIVALLGGGVVGALAYTFSDSAWFSAVEGEVYAMSSLFTAIAFWAILKWENEVDHSSRAHRWLIFIAYMIGLSIGVHILVFLTIPAIVMVYFYKTDKKISNTKFILYNVIGILILGIIFAAIIPFVLWTFGKLEIFMVNSMGMPFNSGTIFTLILIGGGAAYGLRFTRKKDSPIWNTLILSVLFIILGYSTFVTLAVRSNANTPIDENNPEDAMSLLAYYKREQYGDFPVFYGQSFNAPVVDFKDGNPVYRRDDEKGEYVISDDRKASERVFDPKYVGLFPRMWNDDPASVPNYKKYAGITNDKEPIPLSKNISWFLNYQVGHMWWRYFMWNFAGRQNDEQHRFEHTKGNWISGIKPLDELRLGPQSDLPYHAKNNPARNVYFMLPLLLGLVGAIVHYQKAGKDAWVVTLFFLLTGLAIAVYLNHKPFEPRERDYAYVGSFYAFSIWIGLGVMAVYELLKKQSTSVAAAVSVVCLVAVPGLMAAQNWDDHDRSNRYVARDIAFAYLDSCKPNSILFTNGDNDTFPLWYAQEIEGYRTDVRIINLSLLNTDWYIDQAKRAVYDAQPVPFSFEHDQYKQGTRDVIYFQDRQVKGRWDVKDFIRWVKLDDKQNKFSAFGGQKELIYYPMRRLRVNIDKEAVLANEAVLPEDTGRIVDYIDWDIKSQVLSKRDLMVIDLIAENDWTRPIYFSVTVGNSSKSFFWLDDYFQLEGLAYRFVPVLNKREGNNPDFGKIATDVMYDNLMNKFEMGNMEVPGVYLDETNRRVIFNLRNIYGRLAEDLAERGRNDEAMQVLERAMEKMPESKYAYDYFMFNIIEGYYKAGAQEEAREIINTFADRLEEELAYYQQFRGKDRNKIQAEMNAAASYFRMIVQLVNQFEHKGNQQSMSQDEIYQRYVNALRPLGLA